One genomic region from Halorussus rarus encodes:
- the rplX gene encoding 50S ribosomal protein L24 has protein sequence MTQQPRKQRNQTERAPLHERHEQVKATLADDLREEFDARSVRVNAGDTVEVMRGDHAGEEGEVVDVDLRDAVVRVEDVTLEKADGEEVPRPLDASNLRVTDLDLEDDRREARLRGENE, from the coding sequence ATGACTCAGCAACCACGCAAACAGCGAAACCAGACCGAGCGCGCCCCGCTCCACGAGCGCCACGAGCAGGTCAAGGCGACGCTCGCCGACGACCTCCGCGAGGAGTTCGACGCCCGCAGCGTCCGCGTCAACGCGGGCGACACCGTCGAGGTGATGCGCGGGGACCACGCCGGCGAGGAGGGCGAGGTCGTCGACGTCGACCTGCGCGACGCGGTCGTCCGCGTCGAGGACGTGACCCTCGAGAAGGCCGACGGCGAGGAAGTGCCCCGGCCGCTCGACGCGAGCAACCTCCGGGTCACCGACCTCGACCTCGAGGACGACCGGCGCGAGGCGCGCCTCCGAGGTGAGAACGAATGA
- a CDS encoding DUF6663 family protein yields MTDRTADADPSDGDEATHRVLAAPDGGPLRLLDLETYEPVVTADAGHDAPVADLRPGYLVDADLDWSTTEPTIRSASVVRPTLYAFADDVDPMFEAARDAWNDARAAGDSMNGRVTRNTDSEVNGVLYVFAEDERNGTFEAFRDGARPVEPLVDRVNEQERPAPREAFVLRPADGRFVAVVIALRKGGQFADTLRETYDRPRPDEPLA; encoded by the coding sequence ATGACCGACCGCACCGCGGACGCCGACCCGTCCGACGGCGACGAGGCGACCCACCGCGTGCTCGCCGCCCCCGACGGGGGACCGCTCCGGCTGCTCGACCTGGAGACGTACGAGCCGGTCGTCACCGCCGACGCCGGCCACGACGCGCCTGTCGCCGACCTCCGTCCGGGCTACCTCGTCGACGCCGACCTCGACTGGTCGACCACCGAGCCGACGATTCGGTCGGCGTCGGTCGTCCGGCCGACGCTGTACGCGTTCGCCGACGACGTCGACCCGATGTTCGAGGCGGCCAGAGACGCGTGGAACGACGCCCGCGCCGCGGGCGACTCGATGAACGGCCGCGTGACCAGGAACACCGACAGCGAGGTCAACGGCGTCCTCTACGTGTTCGCCGAGGACGAGCGCAACGGGACGTTCGAGGCGTTCCGCGACGGCGCCCGCCCGGTCGAACCGCTGGTCGACAGGGTGAACGAGCAGGAGAGGCCGGCGCCCCGCGAGGCGTTCGTCCTGCGGCCCGCCGACGGCCGGTTCGTCGCCGTCGTCATCGCGCTCCGGAAGGGCGGACAGTTCGCGGACACCCTCCGGGAGACGTACGACCGCCCGCGGCCGGACGAGCCGCTGGCGTAG
- a CDS encoding 50S ribosomal protein L18 encodes MATGPRYTVPMRRRREVRTDYHQRLRLLKSGKPRLVARKSNKHVRAQLVTMGPEGDETAASAFSGDLADYGWEAPTGNLPAAYLTGLLAGKRALDAGLDEAVLDIGLNTATPGGKVFAVQEGAIDAGLDIPHNDSVLADWSRNRGEHIAEYAEQLDEPLYSGEFDATELPEHFDEVRETIMED; translated from the coding sequence ATGGCAACAGGACCACGATACACGGTGCCGATGCGCCGTCGCCGCGAGGTCCGGACCGACTACCATCAGAGGTTGCGCCTGCTGAAATCGGGCAAGCCCCGGCTTGTCGCTCGCAAGAGCAACAAGCACGTCAGGGCGCAGCTGGTCACGATGGGTCCGGAGGGCGACGAGACCGCCGCGAGCGCCTTCTCGGGCGACCTCGCGGACTACGGCTGGGAGGCCCCCACGGGCAACCTCCCGGCCGCGTACCTCACGGGGCTGCTCGCCGGCAAGCGAGCGCTCGACGCCGGCCTCGACGAGGCCGTGCTCGACATCGGCCTCAACACCGCGACGCCGGGCGGCAAGGTGTTCGCGGTGCAGGAGGGCGCGATCGACGCGGGGCTCGACATCCCCCACAACGACAGCGTGCTGGCCGACTGGTCGCGCAACCGCGGCGAGCACATCGCCGAGTACGCCGAGCAGCTCGACGAGCCGCTGTACAGCGGGGAGTTCGACGCCACTGAACTACCCGAGCACTTCGACGAAGTGCGAGAGACAATCATGGAGGACTAA
- a CDS encoding uL15m family ribosomal protein, with protein MTDKKRRQRGSRTHGGGSHKNRRGAGHRGGRGRAGRAKHEFHNYEPLGKHGFSRPDKVKEEVLTVTVQKLDEDAALLAADGDAEETDFGYRLDARDVVEDGWDADAVKVLGDGQVRNQLEVTADAFSASAVELIEEAGGDAVLSDRGEEAEDDGEAEAESDDEE; from the coding sequence ATGACCGACAAGAAACGACGACAGCGCGGCTCCCGCACGCACGGCGGCGGTAGCCACAAGAACCGGCGCGGCGCCGGTCACCGCGGCGGTCGCGGACGCGCGGGTCGCGCCAAACACGAGTTCCACAACTACGAACCGCTCGGCAAGCACGGCTTCTCCCGGCCGGACAAGGTCAAGGAGGAGGTCCTGACCGTCACGGTCCAGAAGCTCGACGAGGACGCGGCGCTGCTGGCCGCCGACGGCGACGCCGAGGAGACCGACTTCGGCTACCGCCTCGACGCCCGCGACGTCGTCGAGGACGGCTGGGACGCCGACGCCGTCAAGGTGCTCGGCGACGGCCAGGTCCGCAACCAGCTCGAAGTGACCGCCGACGCCTTCTCGGCGAGCGCGGTCGAGCTCATCGAGGAGGCCGGCGGCGACGCCGTCCTCAGCGACCGCGGCGAGGAGGCCGAGGACGACGGGGAAGCCGAGGCCGAATCTGACGACGAGGAGTAG
- a CDS encoding 50S ribosomal protein L5 yields MSEADADFHEMREPTVEKVVVHMGVGEGGRELADAEEIIEDVTGQQSVRTLAKATKPEFGIREGDPIGAKVTLRDEDAAEFLEKALPLADIAARQFDETGNFSFGVEEHTEFPSQEYDPNVGIYGLDVTVNLVRPGYRVSKRDKITRSIPSGHQLTAEDAIAYLEANYDVEVNE; encoded by the coding sequence ATGAGCGAAGCAGACGCCGACTTCCACGAGATGCGCGAGCCGACCGTCGAGAAGGTCGTCGTCCACATGGGCGTCGGCGAGGGCGGCCGCGAGCTCGCGGACGCCGAGGAGATCATCGAGGACGTGACGGGGCAGCAGAGCGTGCGGACGCTCGCGAAGGCCACCAAGCCGGAGTTCGGCATCCGCGAGGGCGACCCCATCGGCGCGAAGGTGACCCTGCGCGACGAGGACGCCGCGGAGTTCCTCGAGAAGGCGCTGCCGCTGGCCGACATCGCCGCTCGTCAGTTCGACGAGACCGGCAACTTCAGCTTCGGCGTCGAGGAGCACACCGAGTTCCCGAGCCAGGAGTACGACCCGAACGTCGGCATCTACGGGCTCGACGTGACGGTCAACCTGGTTCGACCGGGCTACCGCGTCAGCAAGCGCGACAAGATCACCCGGTCGATCCCCTCGGGCCACCAGCTGACCGCCGAGGACGCCATCGCGTACCTCGAAGCGAACTACGACGTGGAGGTCAACGAATGA
- a CDS encoding 30S ribosomal protein S14 gives MSESETDAEATGEHAAKRTGQIEECQRCGRKQGLVGKYDIFLCRQCFREIARSMGFKKYR, from the coding sequence ATGAGCGAAAGCGAGACCGACGCCGAGGCGACCGGCGAGCACGCCGCCAAGCGCACGGGCCAGATCGAGGAGTGCCAGCGCTGTGGCCGCAAGCAGGGCCTGGTCGGGAAGTACGATATCTTCCTGTGCCGGCAGTGCTTCCGCGAGATCGCCCGGAGCATGGGATTCAAGAAGTATCGATAA
- the secY gene encoding preprotein translocase subunit SecY, whose amino-acid sequence MSWKEAAEPVLTRMPSVRRPEGHVPFKRKLGWTAGVLVLYFFLTNVYLYGVNVGGTDAFGQFRSILAGGQGTILQLGIGPIVTASIVLQLLGGADLLGLDTDDPRDQVLYQGLQKLLVVVMIFLTGLPMVFAGGFLQVDSAVVQSLGIGTAGVQWLIFAQIAVGGVLVLFMDEIISKWGVGSGIGLFIIAGVSQKLLGGMFAWPGLPGQTGLVPTWIAILTGSAQNVPSLLTGNGIQYLLLDGGQLLALVTTLLIFGIVVYAESVRVEIPLSHARVKGARGRFPVKLIYASVLPMILVRALQQNIQFLGRILYSQLGPGGMPNWLGTYGSAGNPTGGLFYYLAPIQTRGQWMWWTGAVTQEPWQVIIRVLIDLTFMVIGGAIFAIFWVETTDMGPEATAKQIQNSGMQIPGFRQNTGVIEKVMERYIPQVTVIGGALVGLLAVLANMLGTIGGVSGTGLLLTVSITYKLYEEIAEEQLMEMHPMMREMFG is encoded by the coding sequence ATGAGTTGGAAAGAAGCCGCAGAACCAGTACTCACCCGGATGCCCTCCGTGAGGCGTCCGGAGGGCCACGTCCCGTTCAAGCGGAAGCTTGGATGGACGGCGGGCGTGTTGGTTCTGTATTTCTTCCTCACGAACGTCTACCTGTACGGGGTCAACGTCGGCGGTACCGACGCATTCGGGCAGTTCCGCTCGATTCTCGCCGGCGGGCAAGGTACAATCCTCCAGCTGGGCATCGGTCCGATCGTCACCGCGAGCATCGTCCTCCAGCTGCTCGGCGGTGCGGACCTGCTCGGCCTCGACACCGACGACCCCCGCGACCAGGTGCTCTACCAGGGCCTCCAGAAGCTGCTGGTGGTCGTGATGATCTTCCTGACGGGTCTCCCGATGGTGTTCGCCGGCGGGTTCCTCCAGGTCGACTCAGCGGTCGTCCAGAGCCTCGGCATCGGCACGGCGGGCGTCCAGTGGCTGATCTTCGCCCAGATCGCGGTCGGGGGCGTCCTCGTCCTGTTCATGGACGAGATTATCAGCAAGTGGGGCGTCGGGTCCGGCATCGGGCTGTTCATCATCGCCGGCGTGAGCCAGAAGCTCCTGGGCGGCATGTTCGCGTGGCCGGGGCTCCCGGGCCAGACCGGGCTGGTTCCGACGTGGATAGCCATCCTCACCGGGAGCGCCCAGAACGTCCCCTCGCTGCTGACCGGCAACGGCATCCAGTACCTGCTGCTCGACGGCGGGCAGCTGCTCGCGCTCGTCACGACGCTGCTCATCTTCGGCATCGTCGTGTACGCCGAGAGCGTCCGGGTCGAGATCCCGCTGAGCCACGCCCGCGTGAAGGGCGCCCGGGGTCGGTTCCCGGTGAAGCTCATCTACGCCAGCGTCCTGCCGATGATCCTCGTCCGCGCGCTCCAGCAGAACATCCAGTTCCTGGGCCGCATCCTCTACAGCCAGCTCGGTCCCGGCGGGATGCCCAACTGGCTGGGGACCTACGGGTCGGCCGGCAACCCGACCGGCGGGCTGTTCTACTACCTCGCGCCCATCCAGACCCGCGGGCAGTGGATGTGGTGGACCGGCGCTGTCACCCAGGAGCCCTGGCAGGTCATCATCCGGGTGCTCATCGACCTGACGTTCATGGTCATCGGGGGCGCCATCTTCGCCATCTTCTGGGTCGAGACCACCGACATGGGCCCGGAGGCGACCGCGAAGCAGATCCAGAACTCCGGGATGCAGATCCCCGGCTTCCGGCAGAACACCGGCGTCATCGAGAAGGTGATGGAGCGGTACATCCCGCAGGTCACCGTCATCGGCGGCGCGCTGGTCGGCCTGCTGGCCGTGCTCGCGAACATGCTGGGCACCATCGGCGGCGTCTCCGGCACGGGCCTGCTGCTGACGGTCTCCATCACGTACAAGCTCTACGAGGAGATCGCCGAGGAGCAGCTGATGGAGATGCACCCGATGATGCGCGAGATGTTCGGATAA
- a CDS encoding 30S ribosomal protein S8 has product MAGNDPLANALSGIDNAESVGHLDHTVQPASNEIGSVLEVFYDRGYIDGFEFVDDGKAGQFEVELKGAINECGSVKPRYSAGADEFEKWEKRFLPARDYGALVVTTSRGVMSHYEAREEGVGGQVIAYVY; this is encoded by the coding sequence ATGGCAGGAAACGATCCGCTGGCCAACGCGCTCTCCGGCATCGACAACGCCGAGAGCGTGGGTCATCTCGACCACACGGTACAGCCCGCCTCGAACGAGATCGGCAGCGTACTCGAGGTCTTCTACGACCGCGGGTACATCGACGGCTTCGAGTTCGTCGACGACGGCAAAGCCGGGCAGTTCGAGGTCGAACTGAAGGGCGCGATCAACGAGTGCGGCTCGGTCAAGCCCCGCTACTCGGCGGGCGCCGACGAGTTCGAGAAGTGGGAGAAGCGGTTCCTCCCCGCCCGCGACTACGGGGCGCTCGTCGTCACGACCAGCCGCGGCGTCATGAGCCACTACGAGGCCCGCGAGGAGGGCGTCGGTGGCCAGGTCATCGCGTACGTCTACTAG
- the rpmD gene encoding 50S ribosomal protein L30: protein MEAVVQIRGEVDMSGDTQDTLEMLNLHRVNHCTLVPETDAYRGMITKVNEYTAHGEPSQDVLETVLAKRAEPLEGDADVDDEWVAEETDYDDVADLAAALLDEETTLREQGLSPAIRLHPPRGGHDGLKHPTKEGGQLGKHETEEIDSLLKAMR from the coding sequence ATGGAGGCCGTCGTCCAGATCCGCGGCGAGGTCGACATGAGCGGCGACACCCAGGACACCCTGGAGATGCTCAACCTCCATCGGGTGAACCACTGCACGCTCGTACCCGAGACCGACGCCTACCGCGGGATGATCACCAAGGTCAACGAGTACACCGCGCACGGCGAGCCGAGCCAGGACGTCCTCGAGACGGTGCTGGCCAAGCGCGCCGAGCCCCTCGAGGGCGACGCCGACGTCGACGACGAGTGGGTCGCCGAGGAGACCGACTACGACGACGTGGCCGACCTCGCGGCGGCGCTGCTCGACGAGGAGACGACCCTGCGCGAGCAGGGCCTCTCGCCGGCCATCCGGCTCCACCCGCCCCGCGGCGGCCACGACGGGCTGAAACACCCCACCAAGGAAGGGGGCCAGCTCGGCAAGCACGAGACCGAGGAAATCGATTCGCTGCTGAAGGCGATGCGATAA
- a CDS encoding 30S ribosomal protein S5 gives MCANHDGWEPQTRLGRKVAEGDIDTMEEALNSGLPLKEPELVDQLLPGLEDEVLDINMVQRMTDSGRRVKFRCVVAIGNRDGYVGYAEGRDDQVGGAIQKAIEIAKLNLIRVNRGAGSWEDRSERPHSLARRTTGKAGSVEVELIPAPTGLGLAATDTVRKILELGGVENAWTKSHGNTRTTLNLAKATYNALENAAESRGPRGRTDFSEEVAD, from the coding sequence ATGTGTGCTAACCACGACGGCTGGGAACCCCAGACCCGTCTCGGCCGCAAGGTCGCCGAGGGCGACATCGACACGATGGAGGAGGCCCTCAACTCCGGGCTCCCGCTGAAGGAGCCCGAACTGGTCGACCAGCTGCTGCCGGGACTCGAGGACGAGGTGCTGGACATCAACATGGTCCAGCGCATGACCGACTCCGGTCGGCGCGTGAAGTTCCGGTGCGTCGTCGCCATCGGCAACCGCGACGGCTACGTCGGCTACGCCGAGGGCCGCGACGATCAGGTCGGCGGCGCCATCCAGAAGGCCATCGAGATCGCGAAGCTCAACCTGATCCGGGTCAACCGCGGCGCCGGCTCCTGGGAGGACCGCAGCGAGCGGCCCCACTCGCTGGCCCGCCGGACGACCGGCAAGGCCGGTAGCGTGGAGGTCGAACTGATTCCGGCGCCGACCGGGCTGGGCCTGGCGGCGACCGACACCGTCCGGAAGATCTTGGAGCTTGGCGGGGTCGAGAACGCCTGGACCAAGAGCCACGGCAACACCCGGACCACGCTCAACCTGGCGAAGGCGACGTACAACGCCCTGGAGAACGCCGCGGAGTCCCGCGGTCCCCGGGGTCGGACCGACTTCAGCGAGGAGGTGGCCGACTGA
- a CDS encoding 50S ribosomal protein L6, which translates to MARTELEIPDDATAEIDHLDLTVEGPEGSVTRRLWYPDVNVDVEDGDVVIETDVEDAKTNATVGTFESHVRNMFHGVTEGWEYTMEVFYSHFPMQVRAEGDEVVIENFLGERAPRRTNIHGDTTVEVDDEVLYLRGPSIEDVGQTAADIEQLTRVQGKDTRVFQDGVYITEKPQTGGV; encoded by the coding sequence ATGGCACGAACAGAACTCGAGATTCCGGACGACGCGACCGCCGAGATCGACCACCTCGACCTGACCGTCGAGGGGCCGGAGGGGTCGGTGACCCGACGCCTCTGGTACCCCGACGTGAACGTCGACGTCGAGGACGGCGACGTGGTCATCGAGACCGACGTCGAGGACGCCAAGACCAACGCGACCGTGGGCACGTTCGAGAGCCACGTTCGCAACATGTTCCACGGCGTGACCGAGGGCTGGGAGTACACCATGGAGGTGTTCTACTCCCACTTCCCGATGCAGGTCCGCGCCGAGGGCGACGAGGTCGTCATCGAGAACTTCCTCGGCGAGCGAGCGCCGCGACGAACGAACATCCACGGTGACACGACCGTCGAGGTCGACGACGAGGTCCTCTACCTCCGCGGGCCGAGCATCGAGGACGTCGGCCAGACGGCCGCGGACATCGAGCAGCTCACCCGCGTGCAGGGCAAGGACACCCGCGTCTTCCAGGACGGCGTCTACATCACCGAGAAGCCCCAGACAGGAGGTGTCTAA
- a CDS encoding 50S ribosomal protein L14, which yields MEALKADVTQGLEKGSLLNCADNTGAREVKVISVSGYSGTKNRHPKAGIGDKVTVSVTKGTPEMRRQVLEAVIVRQRKPIRRPDGTRVKFEDNAAVVIDDVEEPRGTEIKGPIAREVAERFGSIASTATMIV from the coding sequence ATGGAAGCGCTCAAAGCCGACGTGACCCAGGGCCTCGAGAAGGGCTCGCTGCTCAACTGCGCCGACAACACGGGCGCACGCGAGGTGAAGGTCATCAGCGTCTCGGGCTACTCCGGCACCAAGAACCGCCACCCGAAGGCGGGCATCGGTGACAAGGTGACCGTCTCGGTCACCAAGGGGACCCCCGAGATGCGCCGGCAGGTGCTGGAGGCGGTCATCGTCCGCCAGCGCAAGCCCATCCGCCGCCCCGACGGCACCCGCGTCAAGTTCGAAGACAACGCGGCCGTCGTCATCGACGACGTCGAGGAACCGCGCGGGACCGAGATCAAGGGTCCCATCGCGCGGGAAGTCGCCGAGCGGTTCGGAAGCATCGCGAGCACCGCTACGATGATAGTATGA
- a CDS encoding HAD family hydrolase, producing MTYDTVVFDNDGVLVGRTSFDVLRQATQETFAEFGVTDPDPDHVDDMTVGATPGRVAEVCTEYDLHAETFWQALDTAASKAQQREAREGRKTPYDDIHTLADLDASMGIVSSNQQETVDFLLDHFDVGHHFDTAYGREATIESLDLRKPNSHYVDRALADLDADSALFVGDNESDVRAAENAGIDSAFIRRPHRSDWDLNVWPTWDIECLDDLHRVCST from the coding sequence ATGACCTACGATACCGTCGTCTTCGACAACGACGGTGTCCTCGTCGGTCGCACGAGCTTCGACGTCCTCCGGCAGGCAACCCAGGAGACGTTCGCCGAGTTCGGCGTCACCGACCCGGACCCCGACCACGTCGACGACATGACCGTGGGAGCGACCCCCGGTCGCGTCGCCGAAGTCTGTACCGAGTACGACCTCCACGCCGAGACGTTCTGGCAGGCGCTCGACACCGCGGCCTCGAAGGCCCAGCAGCGCGAGGCCCGCGAGGGCCGCAAGACCCCGTACGACGACATCCACACCCTGGCCGACCTCGACGCCTCGATGGGCATCGTGAGCTCGAACCAGCAGGAGACGGTCGACTTCCTGCTCGACCACTTCGACGTCGGCCACCACTTCGACACCGCCTACGGCCGCGAGGCGACCATCGAGAGCCTCGACCTCCGGAAGCCCAACTCCCACTACGTCGACCGGGCGCTCGCGGACCTCGACGCCGACTCGGCGCTGTTCGTCGGCGACAACGAGTCGGACGTCCGTGCCGCCGAGAACGCCGGCATCGACTCGGCGTTCATCCGGCGGCCCCACCGGAGCGACTGGGACCTGAACGTCTGGCCCACGTGGGACATCGAGTGCCTCGACGACCTCCACCGGGTCTGTAGTACCTGA
- a CDS encoding 30S ribosomal protein S17 encodes MAIGLNVSEPEGTCSDENCPFHGTLSVRGQTLEGEVASTDMDKTVIVEREYDVPVPKYDRYMKRRSRVPAHAPDCMELDVGDTVRIAETRPLSKTKSHVVVEQFETTRSFGAGGTDHAEPSGEESTGDVEEGGEE; translated from the coding sequence ATGGCAATAGGACTGAACGTATCAGAGCCGGAGGGGACCTGCTCCGACGAGAACTGTCCGTTCCACGGAACGCTTTCCGTGCGCGGCCAGACCCTCGAAGGAGAGGTCGCCTCCACAGACATGGACAAGACCGTGATCGTCGAGCGAGAGTACGACGTTCCGGTTCCGAAGTACGACCGGTACATGAAGCGCCGGTCGCGCGTTCCGGCCCACGCGCCGGACTGCATGGAACTGGACGTCGGCGACACGGTCCGTATCGCAGAGACCCGACCGCTGTCGAAGACCAAGAGCCACGTCGTCGTCGAGCAGTTCGAGACGACGCGGAGCTTCGGCGCGGGCGGCACAGACCACGCGGAACCGTCGGGCGAGGAATCGACCGGCGACGTCGAGGAAGGAGGCGAAGAGTAA
- a CDS encoding 50S ribosomal protein L32e produces MADDELAELEDISGVGASKADALRDAGYDSVEDVKAASQDDLSEVEGIGNALAARIKADVGGLEVEEETEAEIEEEEPEEPAEAETEAAETELRPRGLVEKTPDLTEREEELLAQRKRVGKPQFNRQDYHKKKRTPTSWRRPRGKLSKQRRGVKGKGPKVEAGFRTPTEVRGKHPSGFEEVRVHNTDDLDGVDGDTEAVRIASKVGARKRERIEEQAEENGIRVLNPTYVEVEVEE; encoded by the coding sequence ATGGCAGACGACGAACTAGCAGAACTCGAAGACATCAGCGGCGTCGGCGCGAGCAAGGCCGACGCGCTCCGCGACGCCGGCTACGACTCCGTCGAGGACGTGAAGGCCGCGTCGCAGGACGATCTCTCCGAGGTCGAAGGCATCGGGAACGCCCTGGCGGCCCGCATCAAGGCCGACGTGGGCGGGCTCGAGGTCGAGGAGGAGACCGAGGCCGAGATCGAGGAGGAAGAGCCCGAAGAGCCGGCGGAAGCCGAGACCGAGGCGGCCGAGACCGAGCTCCGGCCCCGCGGCCTGGTCGAGAAGACCCCCGACCTCACCGAGCGCGAGGAGGAGCTCCTCGCCCAGCGCAAGCGGGTCGGCAAGCCGCAGTTCAACCGGCAGGACTACCACAAGAAGAAGCGGACGCCGACCTCGTGGCGGCGCCCCCGCGGCAAGCTCAGCAAGCAGCGCCGCGGCGTCAAGGGCAAGGGCCCGAAGGTCGAGGCCGGCTTCCGGACGCCGACCGAGGTGCGGGGCAAGCACCCCAGCGGCTTCGAGGAAGTCCGCGTCCACAACACCGACGACCTCGACGGCGTCGACGGAGACACGGAAGCGGTCCGCATCGCCTCGAAGGTCGGCGCTCGCAAGCGCGAGCGCATCGAGGAACAGGCCGAGGAGAACGGCATCCGCGTCCTGAATCCCACCTACGTCGAAGTGGAGGTCGAAGAATGA
- a CDS encoding ribonuclease P protein component 1, with the protein MPLTPETLTRHELNGLHVRVVDAANPDLVGIEGRVVAETRGTLSVASADRVRQVPKQGSTFEFALTDEPAEGSESHSEPRRASRDDVEKTSGTASKRGSETAGVRSGQSGPREGVAYVTVDGARLLSRPELRTEKAGDSQWQ; encoded by the coding sequence ATGCCACTCACACCCGAGACGCTGACGCGACACGAGCTCAACGGACTTCACGTCCGCGTCGTCGACGCGGCGAACCCCGACCTCGTCGGAATCGAGGGCCGGGTCGTCGCCGAGACGCGGGGCACGCTGAGCGTCGCGTCCGCCGACCGGGTGCGACAGGTGCCAAAGCAGGGTTCGACGTTCGAGTTCGCGCTCACAGATGAACCCGCCGAGGGTTCCGAGTCACACTCGGAGCCACGTCGCGCTTCGCGCGACGATGTCGAGAAGACCTCGGGGACCGCGTCCAAACGTGGGTCGGAAACTGCCGGAGTCCGCTCCGGTCAGTCCGGCCCTCGCGAGGGCGTGGCCTACGTTACGGTGGATGGCGCGCGGCTGCTCTCACGACCCGAACTGCGCACCGAGAAGGCAGGTGACTCTCAATGGCAATAG
- a CDS encoding 50S ribosomal protein L19e: MTDLSAQKRLASDVLDVGESRVWFDPEAQADIAEAITREDIRELVDEGTIRAEEAKGNSRGRARKRKAKRDYGHQSGPGSRKGKSGGRQQRKEQWQQTIRAQRRKLRELRAEGEITQSQYRDLYDKSKGGEFRSVQYLLNYIESNY, from the coding sequence ATGACTGACCTGAGCGCACAGAAGCGACTCGCGTCGGACGTGCTCGACGTCGGCGAGAGCCGCGTGTGGTTCGATCCGGAGGCCCAGGCCGACATCGCCGAGGCCATCACCCGGGAGGACATCCGCGAACTCGTCGACGAGGGCACGATCCGGGCCGAGGAGGCGAAGGGCAACTCGCGCGGCCGCGCCCGCAAGCGCAAGGCCAAGCGCGACTACGGCCACCAGAGCGGCCCCGGTTCCCGGAAGGGGAAGTCGGGCGGCCGCCAGCAGCGGAAGGAACAGTGGCAGCAGACGATCCGAGCGCAGCGACGGAAGCTGCGCGAACTCCGCGCCGAGGGCGAGATCACCCAGTCGCAGTACCGCGACCTCTACGACAAGTCCAAGGGCGGGGAGTTCCGTAGCGTCCAGTACCTGCTCAACTACATCGAGAGTAACTACTAA
- a CDS encoding 30S ribosomal protein S4e: MTKHQKRLSVPKSWPVERKTETFTVKADSGPHGEEGVPLLILLRDVLGYVQSRKEARYALDQGNVLVNGDENVAEDRPIGMFDIVGFDEREEYYRVFPDEGGRLALTPIDGDAAGSKLAKIEDKTLVDGGRVQLNLHDGQNLLVEDDEYGTGDSIVVDNDDNEVVAHFPYEEGSLVTAVRGAHAGDIGEVTEIQVTPGSGSNNVIVERIDDEGTFETVEEYVVVIDENFVGGDEAEATRTDEADGGEAA; this comes from the coding sequence ATGACGAAGCATCAGAAGCGACTCTCCGTTCCGAAGTCCTGGCCGGTCGAGCGAAAGACCGAGACCTTCACCGTGAAGGCCGATTCGGGCCCCCACGGCGAGGAGGGCGTCCCGCTGCTCATCCTGCTGCGGGACGTGCTGGGCTACGTCCAGTCCCGGAAGGAAGCCCGGTACGCCCTCGACCAGGGCAACGTGCTGGTCAACGGCGACGAGAACGTCGCCGAGGACCGGCCCATCGGGATGTTCGACATCGTTGGGTTCGACGAGCGCGAGGAGTACTACCGCGTCTTCCCCGACGAGGGCGGTCGGCTCGCGCTGACCCCCATCGACGGCGACGCCGCGGGGAGCAAGCTCGCCAAGATCGAGGACAAGACGCTGGTCGACGGCGGCCGGGTCCAGCTCAACCTCCACGACGGGCAGAACCTGCTCGTCGAGGACGACGAGTACGGCACCGGCGACTCCATCGTCGTCGACAACGACGACAACGAGGTCGTCGCCCACTTCCCCTACGAGGAGGGCAGCCTCGTTACCGCGGTCCGGGGCGCCCACGCGGGCGACATCGGCGAGGTCACCGAGATCCAGGTGACGCCCGGCAGCGGCTCGAACAACGTCATCGTCGAGCGGATCGACGACGAGGGGACCTTCGAGACGGTCGAGGAGTACGTCGTCGTCATCGACGAGAACTTCGTCGGCGGCGACGAGGCCGAGGCGACTCGAACCGACGAAGCTGACGGAGGTGAGGCCGCATGA